A region of Chloracidobacterium sp. DNA encodes the following proteins:
- a CDS encoding phosphatidate cytidylyltransferase: MKTRILTAAIALPIIIASIVLPSYIPETVWLFVGIAAFAIAAGLFEFYSFTKKLELKADASIGYLGSVALFMGFAVDAPAKAPDLLIIMLALFVMLALITQMFRFQKDFSKMLTGIGVTVLGVLYIAFLGGFLVAMRVGFENFPNLSTHLLGYFFLVLFGSDIGAYFAGSAFGKHKLAPTISPGKTVEGLIGGLLLAAGCAAIASLSFFQELPLQWSIPLAIVLAAAGVLGDLAESAMKRGSKTKDAASILPGHGGFLDRLDSLLFGAPILYYFARFYF, translated from the coding sequence ATGAAGACTCGAATTTTAACAGCCGCCATTGCCCTGCCGATCATTATCGCATCGATCGTTTTGCCGTCTTATATACCGGAGACTGTCTGGCTTTTTGTTGGCATCGCAGCGTTCGCAATTGCGGCGGGGCTTTTTGAATTTTATTCGTTTACAAAAAAGCTTGAGCTAAAGGCGGATGCATCGATAGGTTATCTAGGTTCGGTTGCTTTGTTTATGGGCTTTGCTGTCGATGCACCGGCAAAGGCTCCTGATCTGCTGATCATAATGTTGGCCTTGTTCGTTATGCTGGCCCTGATCACGCAGATGTTTCGGTTTCAGAAGGATTTTTCAAAGATGCTAACGGGCATCGGTGTAACGGTGCTCGGTGTTTTATATATAGCGTTTCTCGGTGGTTTTCTCGTCGCGATGCGTGTGGGTTTTGAAAATTTTCCAAATTTATCGACACACCTTTTAGGCTACTTTTTTCTTGTCTTGTTCGGATCTGATATCGGTGCATATTTTGCGGGCAGTGCATTTGGCAAACATAAACTTGCTCCAACGATCTCTCCGGGTAAGACCGTCGAAGGCCTCATCGGCGGCCTTTTGCTGGCGGCTGGCTGTGCGGCAATTGCTTCGCTCTCCTTCTTTCAGGAACTGCCTCTTCAATGGTCGATACCGCTTGCAATAGTGCTTGCTGCCGCTGGTGTACTAGGCGATCTTGCTGAAAGCGCCATGAAACGCGGCTCAAAAACAAAGGACGCGGCAAGCATTCTGCCGGGCCACGGCGGATTCCTTGATCGGCTTGATAGTTTGCTTTTCGGAGCGCCAATCCTGTATTATTTTGCTCGGTTCTATTTTTAA